The Dioscorea cayenensis subsp. rotundata cultivar TDr96_F1 chromosome 16, TDr96_F1_v2_PseudoChromosome.rev07_lg8_w22 25.fasta, whole genome shotgun sequence sequence TGGGTGTATTCCCCACTAGATTGGAGTGAAGAAGACTGGAATTCCAACATCAAAACCAATCTAACTGGACTATGGTTGGTATCCAAACATGTCTGCACACGGATGCGGGatgcaaaacaaaaaggttCAGTGATCAATATCTCATCCATTGCCGCTCTTGATCGTGGCCAGGGGCCTGGAGCACTTGCATACTGTGCATCAAAAGCAGGAGTCAACATGGTCaccaaggtatatatatatatatatataccatcatGATTCATATATACAAAGTTTTTaacatttgaaaataaaactgaGCCTTATGTCTTAACTAATTTCAATGTTGTCAGGTCATGGCTTTGGAACTTGGGGTGTATAACATCCGAGTGAACGCCTTAGCACCAGGATTATTCAAATCAGAGATCACACAAGGGCTGATGAGAAAAGAATGGGTGAACAAAGTGGCCGAGAAGATTGTTCCATTAAAGACTTTTGGCACATCTGATCCTGCACTGACAAGGGTAGTTCGCTACTTGATTCATGACTTGTCGGAGTATGTCACTGGCAATATCTTCATTGTAGATGCAGGAGCCACCCTCCCTGGTTTTCCTCTCTTCTCTTCCCTCTGAATTAATTGTCTCCAGcttcatccatatatatatatatatatatatgtatgtttaggTGTCTGATTttgattacatatatatatatatatatatctagcaGTGTGTTTGCTTCTGAATAGTAAGTGGGTTTGCCATCATGTCATGTGTGCCTGCTCTGCTCTTGTTGCTTGAGGTTTATGTATAACTGAAATGCATGGCTATGTCTCACAGTTGTTTCTGTCCAGAAAATTAATACCGAATAAGACTGAAATGCATgtgcaaaatttttaatttcaaattttaagttcgcaatgtttatgtttataaatttcttttaatcaataatataaaaaaaaatcacgctatatatattttaataaatatggacaTGCTGCATGTGAACAAACTATGAATTCTTAACTATTGAATTAGAACTTTTTGAACTTTCTACCTCGTGAAACTAAACAATCATTCAGCTGTTGCAAGCctgattattattatcatgCTATATGATATAATCGTTAGAACCATttcttatgaaaaaatattatagataTATTACAATTAATTGATAACCGGAAATATATATTGGTTAAAACATTATGATGACAGCTACTAGATGGCCCAGTGGCAACTCAGTTGAATAGATGAATATGAGGGTCAAATCCCCATGATGTGTAATACCATACAATAGTGTAGATACAGtttaaaattaatacaataatactGTTCACATATTATTCAATGGGTTCAATGTGCTTGGAACCACCTTGGAGTCATTATCCTGTAAGTTAATCCAGCCCACATGGTTCATCcatatatgtacatatgtgTGAGCATAGGTAATCTAGGAACATCTCTAGTTATAAACTTCATGGATATCCTGATCACAACAATCAGATCCATATATCGCATTTAAGTTGGTATTGATTGTAATATTGTTTGACAACATTGTTGGATTGTTACGATTGAAATCATTCTTCATAGGTATGGATGATTTGAAGCCGTTAAATACAAATCCAATGGCTAACATATATAAGGTCtagatgtgattttttttatctatttttatagaGAAAGCCGGTGGGTgttgtttgatttatatattttgtttttacctAGGGTGGTGCAAGTCAAGTTGAATAGTTATGACGTGTTATGTTATGTTATGATTAtgataaaatgtttaaaatatgaGTATTATATATTCCActgtataaataatttataatactatatatttattgaagttattattgtttaaaaaatgaatgatttgaaAAAGTTGGATTTAAAAATCCATCAAGGAATTGAGTCCATtggattattatattatatatatgtgatgatgatgatgatgatcaaccTCCAAAGGCAGCATGACATTATCGTAAAAGCACGCATAGTGCGAGTCCGGCGCAGCCGGTCTTCGATTTATAAAAAGCGCGTCTTTGAGTCTTCGTTTCACGCCTTCAAAACGCTTTTCAAACCTCTCGAAGATTCGTAGAGCTTGCGCTATGGCGGGGATGCAGCGACAGCCATGGGAGAAGCTTGAGGGGAAGGTGGTCATGGTCACTGGTGCGTCCTCTGGTATTGGTCGTGAACTCTGTCTCCACCTCGCCCGCGCTGGTTGCCTCATCGTTGCCGCTGCCCGTCGCACTGATCGCCTCCGCTCACTTTGTGACCAGATCAACGGCGCTGCATCGGCAGAGGACGATCAGGAGCCGAAGCCCGTTCGATCGGTGGCCGTGGAGCTTGATGTCAGCGGCAAGAGCGCCGAGATCGAGGCTTCTGTTCAGAGGGCTTGGGACGCCTTTGGCCGTATTGATGCCCTTGTTAATAACGCTGGGATTAGAGGTAATGCCTATACCTAGATCCTGATTCgaataaattctattttttctttccatctttcATTCCCAAATTCTTAACTAACATGGCAATTATGACAAACATTGTAGTTCGTAAAAAGCCGCCAATTTTTCATTGATTCATTAAGGAGACCTTGAACTTCGTTTGTTCTGTGTCTAGAACATGAAACCTGGTGCATTTTGCATAGCTTTTTGGgcaatttttgaattttgttccTGTTATTCTCGCTATTAAATGTTCTATAGCAAACGTTTATGCTGTGCTTCGTTGAAACGGAATTTTCTGTTTATAATATTCAGAAAACTACAGCTTAGTTGGTCAAATGTTCTCTTGGTTTACAAGCGTCCCAGAGCATTCAGAGAATCAACAGGAAAGtttctttgaattttcatttctttgacTGTGCTACCAAACCTAGAGGTTCAAATTTACTTTTTCAGCGCGCTTATTATGCATCTATTTATCTGTTTCATTTTGTCTTATATAGTTTGCTGGGTGTTGGAATACTCTGTATAATATAATAGTCTTCGTTGATGCAACGAACataatatcaattttattcCAATGTTCCTGGTGATACAACAAAGACTTTTGGACAAGACTAGATGATGTTTGAAAATCATAATAATCACGATTCCCTCCCAGTCCATTTTTAGATTCAGTTTTCAGATCTGGCTTCTGTGCTGTCAAATACGTTCTTGACATTTTTTTCAGGTTTAATAAATATCGTTGTAttcaaagtattattttttattttcgcTTGGAtgatattttcatgcatttggaGTGTACAAGTAATTGAACCTTCAGTTATTTGCCCTATTCTCATATTCAAGGGTCATTTCTTTGCAACATTGTCTTCCATGCCTTGCGAGGTTGATACTCTGTAGCTTATAATCTCTATGTGCTGAAAGAATTATAGTAAGGTTGACTGTTGCTTTTAGGAATTAAGAAACGCTGTATGCTTTTAAGTTAAGTCTGCAGTTTGATTAGATTACATGACCTTCATTCAAATATGATCTCACTCCCAAATTTCCTTTTTGCCCTATTGCCTTTTTCCAGTTTTTAACTTGAATATCAATGAAGGAAAACCTTATCGACTCAATCTTGTCTTTTTATAAATCTGCATAGCTTTTGTGCTTCATGCTCAGAATATCCTTGGTACTCTCTTTAAAAACATACGAAAATGTGGTATGATGCATATCCTCTTGATATTAGACTGAAGATTACTCAAGAAATTTGATAGTGCCTTTACAGTGACCAATTTTTCTGTGTGTAATGTCACTTCCGGTACACAAGACTGTATTTAAGTTTCCATGTAATTAGTAGATCTTGTTCCTACATTATACCATTTGGGATGTTCGTAAAGTTCTTTCAGTCTTGTTGCTTAGTCATTCAGTTAGCTCATGTTGTGGATTGTGGAAACAGTTGGTTCATTTTAAGCTTCAGAAATGGGCTAGAAATACTTGTGGACTGCCACATAAATCAACTGGATGTGACATATAGAATGAGTTTACCTTTTGAAGGTAATCGCAACCTAAGGCAAAATTGGATTTAAATATGGTATAAATTTTAGCCACTGGCAACTTAAGGTTCTGGAGGCACATATATCTCGTGACCAGCAGCTAATCTGCAAGTGTTCCACCAAAAAAAAGCACATGATTTTTTTGGTCTGTGAAATGTACACAGATTCTATTCCCTAATTGGTTGGTATATGATGCTGCCATTATCTGGAATTTAGTTTCTTACTTAGTCTTCAggaaacaaacccaaaatcttgagaaagctTGTTGTTGCTCGCTACCaaacattttcatttgttgacttgCAAAACATCAAAAATCCCACTTTTGTTTCTCTGACTTTCTTCTGTCTTGTATTCTAAACAATGAACAATTGCCTATATATATTTACTGTCCACTTAATCTCTTGCTAATTCTGCCGACTTTTGTTTACCGCATGTCTCAGGTGAAGTGCATTCCCCATTAGATTGGACTGAAGAAGACTGGAATGGCAACATCACCACCAATCTAACTGGACTATGGTTAGTATCCAAACATGTTTGCATACGGATGCGTGatgcaaaacaaaaaggttCAGTGATCAATATTTCATCCATTGGCGGTCTTCATCGAGGGCAGTTACCTGGAGGAGCTGCATACAGTGCATCAAAAGGAGGAGTTATCATGCTCACAAAGGTACCACCATCGAAAGCAGTGGGAATCCACactgctttctttttttttccccgtTTGATGCCAGGggaaaattttcaaaccatTTGTTGCGTTTGAAAATAAACTGAATTTCCAATGTTACCAGGTCATGGCATTGGAGCTCGGGGAGTATAATATCCGTGTAAATGCTGTAGCACCAGGGTTGTTCAAATCAGAGATCACACAAGGGCTGATGCAGAAAGAATGGCTGAACAAAGTGGCTGAGAAGGTCGTTCCGCTAAGGACTTTTGGCACATCTGATCCTGCCTTGACAGGATTAGTTCGATACTTGATTCACGACTCATCAGAGTATGTCACTGGCAATACCTTCATTGTAGATGCAGGAGCCACCCTCCCTGGTGTCCctatcttctcttctctctgaaatgtcttcattttcaaatatttaagtCATATAAATTAGACACTATATCAGTGTGTTTGGTTCTGAATGGGTTTGTCATCATGTGTGCTTGCCCTTCATGCTTGAGGGAAATGCATGGCTGTTTTAGTTGTTTATGTCCAGGAACATACCGAATAAAACTGGCATGAATgcccaaaatttaatttcaggtttttttttttccccttcaatTTTTGTGTGTTTTATGGATCAATAATAATCTGAAGAAAATCACAATCACAACCTCCGTTTCTTATAAAATAGTGTTATGCataaattacaattaatttataataattggaaaataaattagttaACAGATGATGATGTTATATATGATTGATATCTGGGGCCTCAGAGAATCTGAGCCGTTGATTATGTTGAGCGGCGGCGAGAAGACAAGGCTATCTACTGAGCTAGCCTCTATCGGCTTTCGGGTTTTCATCACATCTTCGTCTCTCGAGCGAGGTCAGAGGTCTAGACATGGCGGCGATGGAGGACCCCAAGAAACGAAAGCTCGAGAGAACCGGCACTGGCGACAGCGTCCTCGCTCGCCAATCCGACGAGCAATTGCGGTTGCTTCTCGACCCCCTCAGAAAGGACCAGCTCGTCGATCTCCTAGTCAAGCTGTAAGCTCTCTGATCGAGTGGAAACCAAAAGGGTTATCTTTCTTTCGAGTCTCTTAGCTTTTGAGATTTGGCATTAAAAATTgtgcctttttttgtttttgagacaTTTTGCTAGTATTTTCGGGAGTCATTGCCAATCATTTCAGCTGATTGGTGACTGGATGGATTTTTATGTGCAATTCTCTAAACAGAGAActagtttttttcgattttaTATAGGCAACTCCAGCGCTAAATTACTCGGTAAAGTTATCATTTTTCTGATCAGAATCGCCATAGAAAGCATGAACATATGATACGTATGATAGCATAGCTTCTCATTAATGTCATTCACCAGTGGGGACATCATTTGTTTAGCCCTTTTGTCTATGTTTTATGAGGAGCTTGACGAAGCAACCCTGGTGCTAGTGTGCCACATCTTTGTGTGAATGCCTTCCATAACTGTTTTAATTTGTGCAATAGTTTGCTCCAGTAACTTTGGATTGCCGAATCCTGCTTGCCTGAATTGCTTCATGAAACGAGTCTTATGTTTATGTTTCCCTACTTCTCAAGTAAGGTGTTATAAGGATCTAGATTCATCGTTTATATCTGATTTGACGATGCATGTGTGTATGCATGTTTTGCATGCTGAGCTGTGCAGTGGTACTCAGATACCTGAAGTTGCAGAAGAAATTAGAGGTGTTGCAAGTGCAGATCCTGTTCACCGCAAGCTTTTTGTCCGTGGCTTGTCTTGGGAGACTACTTCAGAAACCCTGTTTTCTGTGAGTGCTTTGCTGTTTGCGTGCATTAAGAGTGCCTGACTGATTATTTAGAGTTtttatattagtatttttttccccTGCTTATGATCTTCCTTACTGTCGACTCACTAATCGTCCGATTTAAGGTACTGAAAGGAGGCTTATTCTTTCATGCTTCTAATGTTCTTTGAGAAACTTTTGAACAGGCATTT is a genomic window containing:
- the LOC120279451 gene encoding 3-oxoacyl-[acyl-carrier-protein] reductase FabG-like, producing the protein MAGMQRQPWEKLEGKVVMVTGASSGIGRELCLHLARAGCLIVAAARRTDRLRSLCDQINGAASAEDDQEPKPVRSVAVELDVSGKSAEIEASVQRAWDAFGRIDALVNNAGIRGEVHSPLDWTEEDWNGNITTNLTGLWLVSKHVCIRMRDAKQKGSVINISSIGGLHRGQLPGGAAYSASKGGVIMLTKVMALELGEYNIRVNAVAPGLFKSEITQGLMQKEWLNKVAEKVVPLRTFGTSDPALTGLVRYLIHDSSEYVTGNTFIVDAGATLPGVPIFSSL
- the LOC120278704 gene encoding 3-oxoacyl-[acyl-carrier-protein] reductase FabG-like; this translates as MAGMQRQPWEKLEGKVVMVTGASSGIGRELCLDLTRAGCLIVAAARRTDRLRSLCDQINGAESAEGDRETKAVRSVAVELDLCGKSTEIEAAVQKAWDAFGRIDALVNNAGIRGWVYSPLDWSEEDWNSNIKTNLTGLWLVSKHVCTRMRDAKQKGSVINISSIAALDRGQGPGALAYCASKAGVNMVTKVMALELGVYNIRVNALAPGLFKSEITQGLMRKEWVNKVAEKIVPLKTFGTSDPALTRVVRYLIHDLSEYVTGNIFIVDAGATLPGFPLFSSL